The Echinicola jeungdonensis genome segment GGCCCTACCTCAGGCCATGCAGGAAAAGGGAATGGAAATCCGCATTCTTGTTCCAAGATTTGGTTTGATCAACGAAAGAAAGAACAGGTTGCATGAAGTAGTAAGGCTTTCCGGTATCAATATATCAGTAGGGGAGGAAGAAAAGCCATTGATCATCAAAGTGGCTTCAATTCCTAATGCCAAACTTCAGGTTTACTTTATAGATAATGAAGATTACTTCCAAAGAAAGAGTGTTTTCTTTGATAAGCAAGAAAAATTCTATGAAGATAATGATGAAAGAGCTATTTTCTTCTGTAAAGGTGTAATTGAAACTGTCAAAAAATTAGGTTGGGCTCCTGATATTGTCCACTGTAATGACTGGATGACCAGCTTGATTCCATTGTACCTAAAAACCACTTATAAAAACGAGCCATTATTCAAGGACACAAAATCCGTCTTTGCTATTTATAATAACGGATTTAATCATAAATTTGGCGATGACTTGTTGGAAAAGGTAAAAATGGTGGATATCGATGACAGCATTTTAGCCCCACTCAAGTCGAAGGACTATGAAGGATTCCTTAAAATTGGCATGGAGTATGCCGATGGGGTAGTCAAAGGTGACGAAATATCTGAAAGTCTTAATCAACTAATTGAAGAGT includes the following:
- a CDS encoding glycogen/starch synthase, with the protein product MSKLRILYVASEINPFLQTSEVANFVRALPQAMQEKGMEIRILVPRFGLINERKNRLHEVVRLSGINISVGEEEKPLIIKVASIPNAKLQVYFIDNEDYFQRKSVFFDKQEKFYEDNDERAIFFCKGVIETVKKLGWAPDIVHCNDWMTSLIPLYLKTTYKNEPLFKDTKSVFAIYNNGFNHKFGDDLLEKVKMVDIDDSILAPLKSKDYEGFLKIGMEYADGVVKGDEISESLNQLIEECSKDKKCEINNEDEKEQLFESYYNIYNELAG